Proteins encoded together in one Procambarus clarkii isolate CNS0578487 chromosome 11, FALCON_Pclarkii_2.0, whole genome shotgun sequence window:
- the LOC138363590 gene encoding cyclic nucleotide-gated channel beta-1-like, translated as MLSRLIGQTTGEQSGAQIQDEQSGAQTQGEQSGAQTQDEQSGAQIQDEQSGAQIQDEQSGAQIQGEQSGAQTQDEQSGAQTQGEQSGAQTQDEQSGAQTQDEQSGAQIQGEQSGAQIQDEQSGAQIQGEQSGAQIQDEQSGAQTQDEQSGAQTQDEQSGAQIQGEQSGAQTQDEQSGAQIQGKQSGAQTQDEQSGAQTQDEQSGAQIQDEQSGAQIQGEQSGAQIQGEQSGAQTQDEQSGAQTQDEQSGAQTQDEQSGAQIQDEQSGAQTHIR; from the exons ATGCTCTCACGGCTGATAGGCCAAACAACAG GTGAACAGTCTGGTGCACAGATACAAGATGAACAGTCTGGTGCACAGACACAAGGTGAACAGTCTGGTGCACAGACACAAGATGAACAGTCTGGTGCACAGATACAAGATGAACAGTCTGGTGCACAGATACAAGATGAACAGTCTGGTGCACAGATACAAGGTGAACAGTCTGGTGCACAGACACAAGATGAACAGTCTGGTGCACAGACACAAGGTGAACAGTCTGGTGCACAGACACAAGATGAACAGTCTGGTGCACAGACACAAGATGAACAGTCTGGTGCACAGATACAAGGTGAACAGTCTGGTGCACAGATACAAGATGAACAGTCTGGTGCACAGATACAAGGTGAACAGTCTGGTGCACAGATACAAGATGAACAGTCTGGTGCACAGACACAAGATGAACAATCTGGTGCACAGACACAAGATGAACAGTCTGGTGCACAGATACAAGGTGAACAGTCTGGTGCACAGACACAAGATGAACAGTCTGGtgcacagatacaaggtaaacagTCTGGTGCACAGACACAAGATGAACAGTCTGGTGCACAGACACAAGATGAACAGTCTGGTGCACAGATACAAGATGAACAGTCTGGTGCACAGATACAAGGTGAACAGTCTGGTGCACAGATACAAGGTGAACAGTCTGGTGCACAGACACAAGATGAACAGTCTGGTGCACAGACACAAGATGAACAGTCTGGTGCACAGACACAAGATGAACAGTCTGGTGCACAGATACAAGATGAACAGTCTGGTGCACAGACGCACATAAGATGA